One genomic window of Megachile rotundata isolate GNS110a chromosome 12, iyMegRotu1, whole genome shotgun sequence includes the following:
- the cmb gene encoding combover isoform X4 produces MMDSLNQSSDPRAQAQNEKLSRMVEDLHDSERKLTKLLEQYQNSGIFYENGESSREDTEENGDVSREMQLRKKMEESQRKLAQLQEHQASLVGMQLRVRERLNEARQAQQALLQQENQNSVSIAVPLPVNVEQLESETAALRGKLAQLQTKKKNMDHLVAELQAVEISDRGSCSSEGSRNFGRDKAAELEAMKAQLVHLKSLMEEATRVRECLDSNSDAEPEVDVNGDAAAEVDTNEEENGPNISFERQSDTDEINHEKTRNTGERLTVEEIQAVTRELREQSALLQSTRAELQRLKQPGANSNSTSIIPTSTPPPSLTASVCSEKKQSNNSNSEVQPMQGKRRQIEDIMRKESSQASSINRDMPGPTDLNSHRSSSSQISHSSTPANIWPPPTVIGGSNDQSVDGVSSENLMDIGPHTTAIENGFTGNWWAYPPPPLNQLQHGSAEYYRQLLLGSQTQQLQMMGTTIQQCCQLLWSQQRELQAMRAAITQLQQHLRQPQIQQRSNNENNDEYSNLGRNIHHLSETLDSALPPSSSLPNLVSLPNSSPAAVSSVNSQHQQQQLNNQVPPGNRANNYWDNFRSYSRQNLLSGNVKTMTDITSGAIANASGNSVSSVNTTLMKDKRNRDQGSDNLPLPSLSTVETQYSSNLQLQSNLQQQERENTAMRSNILTNEVSQQQADNLWEEAHSSFRLSSVINDDHLFQNLSSEMREVLSSLISINKKRPDYLVIILREIKAISEDHRLRPRLLRSLRSLQDTQSLSNPLNEITDQTASESCQSSDEDSEIGVVLGMSTENHSCGVELVELTRPVTSSPTVHVPLIDHLDMQGASSIDSASALPSTSTVKPGYNEDLAEADQSRPESSGNQQSFDNEEEQAYGEAAGQILPVQVIFNGDGDLESLAAKAEDERNENNSLIF; encoded by the exons ATGATGGATTCCCTTAATCAATCCAGTGATCCA CGTGCACAAGCTCAAAATGAGAAGTTAAGTAGAATGGTGGAGGATCTTCATGACAGTGAGAGAAAACTAACCAAACTGTTGGAACAATATCAAAATAGTGGAATATTTTATGAG aatGGAGAAAGTAGTAGGGAGGATACAGAAGAAAATGGCGATGTGAGTAGAGAGATGCAGTTACgaaaaaaaatggaagaatcacaGAGAAAACTTGCACAACTACAGGAACATCAAGCTAGTTTAGTTGGAATGCAGTTACGTGTTAGAGAAAGATTAAACGAAGCTCGACAAGCTCAACAAGCTCTTTTACAGCAAGAAAATCAGAATTCAGTTAGTATAGCTGTCCCATTACCTGTGAATGTTGAGCAACTTGAATCTGAAACAGCTGCACTAAGAGGAAAGTTAGCTCAGCTTCAAACCAAGAAGAAAAATATGGATCACCTTGTAGCAGAATTGCAAGCTGTAGAAATATCTGACAGAGGCAGTTGT AGCTCTGAAGGCTCAAGAAACTTTGGAAGAGATAAAGCTGCTGAATTGGAAGCTATGAAAGCACAGCTTGTTCACTTAAAATCTCTAATGGAAGAAGCAACGAGAGTTCGCGAATGTCTCGATTCTAATTCTGATGCTGAACCCGAAGTAGACGTAAATGGTGACGCTGCGGCTGAAGTAGATACAAACGAAGAAGAAAACGGCCCAAATATTTCGTTTGAACGTCAAAGCGATACCGATGAAATAAATCACGAAAAAACCAGAAACACCGGAGAACGACTAACAGTTGAGGAAATTCAG gcTGTGACGCGAGAACTTCGAGAACAATCAGCTTTGTTACAATCAACCAGAGCAGAATTGCAGCGATTGAAACAACCTGGAGCTAATTCAAATTCTACATCAATAATTCCTACTTCAACCCCTCCTCCATCACTCACAGCATCAGTCTGTTCTGAGAAAAAACAAAGTAACAATAGCAATTCTGAAGTTCAACCTATGCAAGGAAAACGACGACAAATCGAAGATATTATGCGAAag GAATCATCTCAAGCATCTAGCATCAATCGCGACATGCCTGGACCAACTGACTTAAATAGCCATAGAAGCTCTAGTTCACAGATTAGTCATAGCAGTACTCCTGCTAACATCTGGCCTCCTCCTACAGTGATAG GAGGATCTAACGATCAAAGCGTTGATGGTGTATCTTCAGAAAATTTAATGGATATCGGTCCTCATACCACAGCAATTGAAAATGGATTTACTGGAAACTGGTGGGCATATCCGCCACCTCCGTTAAATCAGTTACAACATG GTTCGGCTGAGTATTATCGTCAATTATTATTGGGTTCTCAAACTCAACAGCTTCAAATGATGGGTACAACAATACAGCAATGTTGTCAATTACTATGGTCTCAACAACGTGAATTACAAGCTATGCGCGCCGCTATTACTCAATTACAACAACATCTAAGACAACCACAGATACAACAGCGAAGTAATAATGAAAACAACGATGAATATTCCAATTTAGGCCGTAACATCCATCATCTTAGCGAAACACTAGACTCCGCGTTACCACCAAGTTCATCCCTACCAAATTTGGTGTCATTACCGAATTCTTCTCCTGCTGCAGTGTCTTCCGTTAATTCTCAACATCAACAACAACAATTGAATAATCAAGTACCTCCTGGAAATAGGGCAAACAACTACTGGGATAATTTCAGAAG TTACTCCAGACAAAACTTACTCTCGGGAAATGTAAAAACAATGACCGATATTACTTCAGGAGCTATTGCAAATGCATCTGGAAATTCTGTGTCCAGTGTTAATACTACACTtat GAAAGATAAACGCAACAGGGATCAAGGAAGTGATAATTTACCTTTACCCTCATTGAGTACAGTGGAAACACAATATTCTTCGAACTTGCAACTACAATCGAATTTACAGCAGCAAGAAAGGGAAAATACGGCTATGCGTAGCAATATCTTAACAAACGAGGTATCTCAGCAACAAGCGGATAATCTTTGGGAAGAAGCGCATTCATCGTTTCGACTATCGTCTGTAATAAACGATGATCatctgtttcaaaatttaag CTCTGAAATGAGAGAAGTTTTGAGTTCGCtcatttctataaataaaaaacgaccCGACTATTTAGTTATCATACTAAGAGAAATTAAGGCAATAAGCGAGGACCATAGATTACGACCTCGCCTTTTAAGATCACTGCGTTCTTTACAAGATACACAGTCGTTAAGCAATCCATTg AATGAAATAACTGATCAAACAGCGAGTGAAAGTTGTCAATCCAGTGATGAGGATTCTGAAATAGGTGTAGTTTTAGGTATGAGTACAGAAAATCACTCATGTGGAGTAGAATTAGTTGAATTAACTCGACCAGTAACTTCATCTCCTACTGTTCATGTACCACTAATAGATCACTTGGATATGCAG GGGGCATCTTCAATTGATTCTGCAAGCGCTTTACCTTCTACATCTACTGTGAAACCAGGTTACAATGAAGATCTTGCAGAAGCAGATCAATCCAGACCTGAATCTTCTGGTAATCAACAG tctTTTGACAATGAAGAAGAACAAGCCTATGGAGAAGCAGCTGGTCAGATTTTACCTGTACAAGTAATATTTAATGGCGATGGAGATTTAGAAAGTTTAGCTGCAAAAGCTGAGGATGagagaaatgaaaataattcattgatattttga
- the cmb gene encoding combover isoform X5, giving the protein MMDSLNQSSDPNGESSREDTEENGDVSREMQLRKKMEESQRKLAQLQEHQASLVGMQLRVRERLNEARQAQQALLQQENQNSVSIAVPLPVNVEQLESETAALRGKLAQLQTKKKNMDHLVAELQAVEISDRGSCSSEGSRNFGRDKAAELEAMKAQLVHLKSLMEEATRVRECLDSNSDAEPEVDVNGDAAAEVDTNEEENGPNISFERQSDTDEINHEKTRNTGERLTVEEIQAVTRELREQSALLQSTRAELQRLKQPGANSNSTSIIPTSTPPPSLTASVCSEKKQSNNSNSEVQPMQGKRRQIEDIMRKESSQASSINRDMPGPTDLNSHRSSSSQISHSSTPANIWPPPTVIGGSNDQSVDGVSSENLMDIGPHTTAIENGFTGNWWAYPPPPLNQLQHGSAEYYRQLLLGSQTQQLQMMGTTIQQCCQLLWSQQRELQAMRAAITQLQQHLRQPQIQQRSNNENNDEYSNLGRNIHHLSETLDSALPPSSSLPNLVSLPNSSPAAVSSVNSQHQQQQLNNQVPPGNRANNYWDNFRSYSRQNLLSGNVKTMTDITSGAIANASGNSVSSVNTTLMKDKRNRDQGSDNLPLPSLSTVETQYSSNLQLQSNLQQQERENTAMRSNILTNEVSQQQADNLWEEAHSSFRLSSVINDDHLFQNLSSEMREVLSSLISINKKRPDYLVIILREIKAISEDHRLRPRLLRSLRSLQDTQSLSNPLNEITDQTASESCQSSDEDSEIGVVLGMSTENHSCGVELVELTRPVTSSPTVHVPLIDHLDMQGASSIDSASALPSTSTVKPGYNEDLAEADQSRPESSGNQQSFDNEEEQAYGEAAGQILPVQVIFNGDGDLESLAAKAEDERNENNSLIF; this is encoded by the exons ATGATGGATTCCCTTAATCAATCCAGTGATCCA aatGGAGAAAGTAGTAGGGAGGATACAGAAGAAAATGGCGATGTGAGTAGAGAGATGCAGTTACgaaaaaaaatggaagaatcacaGAGAAAACTTGCACAACTACAGGAACATCAAGCTAGTTTAGTTGGAATGCAGTTACGTGTTAGAGAAAGATTAAACGAAGCTCGACAAGCTCAACAAGCTCTTTTACAGCAAGAAAATCAGAATTCAGTTAGTATAGCTGTCCCATTACCTGTGAATGTTGAGCAACTTGAATCTGAAACAGCTGCACTAAGAGGAAAGTTAGCTCAGCTTCAAACCAAGAAGAAAAATATGGATCACCTTGTAGCAGAATTGCAAGCTGTAGAAATATCTGACAGAGGCAGTTGT AGCTCTGAAGGCTCAAGAAACTTTGGAAGAGATAAAGCTGCTGAATTGGAAGCTATGAAAGCACAGCTTGTTCACTTAAAATCTCTAATGGAAGAAGCAACGAGAGTTCGCGAATGTCTCGATTCTAATTCTGATGCTGAACCCGAAGTAGACGTAAATGGTGACGCTGCGGCTGAAGTAGATACAAACGAAGAAGAAAACGGCCCAAATATTTCGTTTGAACGTCAAAGCGATACCGATGAAATAAATCACGAAAAAACCAGAAACACCGGAGAACGACTAACAGTTGAGGAAATTCAG gcTGTGACGCGAGAACTTCGAGAACAATCAGCTTTGTTACAATCAACCAGAGCAGAATTGCAGCGATTGAAACAACCTGGAGCTAATTCAAATTCTACATCAATAATTCCTACTTCAACCCCTCCTCCATCACTCACAGCATCAGTCTGTTCTGAGAAAAAACAAAGTAACAATAGCAATTCTGAAGTTCAACCTATGCAAGGAAAACGACGACAAATCGAAGATATTATGCGAAag GAATCATCTCAAGCATCTAGCATCAATCGCGACATGCCTGGACCAACTGACTTAAATAGCCATAGAAGCTCTAGTTCACAGATTAGTCATAGCAGTACTCCTGCTAACATCTGGCCTCCTCCTACAGTGATAG GAGGATCTAACGATCAAAGCGTTGATGGTGTATCTTCAGAAAATTTAATGGATATCGGTCCTCATACCACAGCAATTGAAAATGGATTTACTGGAAACTGGTGGGCATATCCGCCACCTCCGTTAAATCAGTTACAACATG GTTCGGCTGAGTATTATCGTCAATTATTATTGGGTTCTCAAACTCAACAGCTTCAAATGATGGGTACAACAATACAGCAATGTTGTCAATTACTATGGTCTCAACAACGTGAATTACAAGCTATGCGCGCCGCTATTACTCAATTACAACAACATCTAAGACAACCACAGATACAACAGCGAAGTAATAATGAAAACAACGATGAATATTCCAATTTAGGCCGTAACATCCATCATCTTAGCGAAACACTAGACTCCGCGTTACCACCAAGTTCATCCCTACCAAATTTGGTGTCATTACCGAATTCTTCTCCTGCTGCAGTGTCTTCCGTTAATTCTCAACATCAACAACAACAATTGAATAATCAAGTACCTCCTGGAAATAGGGCAAACAACTACTGGGATAATTTCAGAAG TTACTCCAGACAAAACTTACTCTCGGGAAATGTAAAAACAATGACCGATATTACTTCAGGAGCTATTGCAAATGCATCTGGAAATTCTGTGTCCAGTGTTAATACTACACTtat GAAAGATAAACGCAACAGGGATCAAGGAAGTGATAATTTACCTTTACCCTCATTGAGTACAGTGGAAACACAATATTCTTCGAACTTGCAACTACAATCGAATTTACAGCAGCAAGAAAGGGAAAATACGGCTATGCGTAGCAATATCTTAACAAACGAGGTATCTCAGCAACAAGCGGATAATCTTTGGGAAGAAGCGCATTCATCGTTTCGACTATCGTCTGTAATAAACGATGATCatctgtttcaaaatttaag CTCTGAAATGAGAGAAGTTTTGAGTTCGCtcatttctataaataaaaaacgaccCGACTATTTAGTTATCATACTAAGAGAAATTAAGGCAATAAGCGAGGACCATAGATTACGACCTCGCCTTTTAAGATCACTGCGTTCTTTACAAGATACACAGTCGTTAAGCAATCCATTg AATGAAATAACTGATCAAACAGCGAGTGAAAGTTGTCAATCCAGTGATGAGGATTCTGAAATAGGTGTAGTTTTAGGTATGAGTACAGAAAATCACTCATGTGGAGTAGAATTAGTTGAATTAACTCGACCAGTAACTTCATCTCCTACTGTTCATGTACCACTAATAGATCACTTGGATATGCAG GGGGCATCTTCAATTGATTCTGCAAGCGCTTTACCTTCTACATCTACTGTGAAACCAGGTTACAATGAAGATCTTGCAGAAGCAGATCAATCCAGACCTGAATCTTCTGGTAATCAACAG tctTTTGACAATGAAGAAGAACAAGCCTATGGAGAAGCAGCTGGTCAGATTTTACCTGTACAAGTAATATTTAATGGCGATGGAGATTTAGAAAGTTTAGCTGCAAAAGCTGAGGATGagagaaatgaaaataattcattgatattttga